In the Flavobacterium acetivorans genome, one interval contains:
- a CDS encoding ribose-phosphate pyrophosphokinase, with protein sequence MKKIFFTLPGNEKLADLLIQKEDGEKGNAETHQFPDGETYIRILSNVKDKEVVIICTLNQPDSKLLPIYFLAKTAKELGVKKVTLVAPYLAYMRQDKVFNPGEAVTSTYFAQLISSFIDTLITIDPHLHRRTSLSEIYSIPTRLGHAANHISAWIKKNIDKPLLIGPDIESEQWVSEVAKNANASYIILTKIRHGDSDVSVSVPAVEQYKEFTPVLVDDIISTGHTMIETINQLKMAGMKPAVCIGVHAIFSGNSFQEIKNSGVKEIISCNTIPHESNRIDISDLLIQ encoded by the coding sequence ATGAAAAAGATATTTTTTACTTTGCCCGGAAATGAAAAACTTGCGGATTTGCTTATCCAAAAAGAAGACGGGGAAAAAGGAAATGCTGAAACACACCAATTTCCAGATGGAGAAACTTATATCCGAATACTTTCGAATGTTAAGGACAAAGAAGTAGTCATAATCTGTACACTAAATCAACCCGATTCTAAGCTATTGCCAATCTATTTTTTGGCCAAAACGGCTAAAGAACTAGGTGTTAAAAAAGTTACTCTAGTGGCTCCTTATCTGGCCTATATGCGTCAGGATAAAGTTTTCAATCCCGGAGAGGCAGTAACCTCAACCTATTTTGCCCAATTGATTTCGAGCTTTATAGATACTTTAATCACAATCGATCCGCATTTGCATCGGAGAACTAGCTTATCGGAAATTTATAGTATTCCTACCAGATTAGGACATGCCGCCAATCACATTTCCGCTTGGATTAAAAAAAACATTGACAAACCCTTATTGATTGGTCCCGATATCGAAAGTGAACAATGGGTTTCAGAAGTCGCAAAAAATGCCAATGCCTCTTACATCATTTTAACAAAAATACGCCATGGCGATAGTGACGTATCCGTTTCTGTTCCTGCAGTGGAGCAATACAAAGAATTTACTCCAGTTCTGGTAGATGACATTATCTCAACAGGACACACTATGATTGAGACAATCAACCAATTGAAAATGGCCGGGATGAAACCTGCTGTTTGCATAGGTGTTCACGCAATTTTTAGCGGAAATTCTTTTCAAGAAATAAAAAATTCCGGTGTCAAAGAAATCATCAGTTGCAATACTATTCCGCATGAAAGCAATCGTATTGATATCAGCGATTTATTAATCCAATAA
- a CDS encoding chaperone modulator CbpM: MSTENFITLSTLSTHYKVELTFFDNLNEIGLIEIQTIDQTQYVHQDAIYEIEKIIRLHQELDVNIEGIDVVFNLLQKIDALQTELLLVRNRLRFYEN, encoded by the coding sequence ATGAGTACAGAAAACTTCATTACCCTAAGCACCTTATCTACCCATTATAAAGTGGAACTCACTTTCTTTGATAACCTAAACGAAATAGGATTAATCGAGATTCAGACTATTGATCAAACACAATATGTCCATCAAGATGCTATCTATGAAATTGAAAAAATAATTAGACTGCATCAGGAATTAGACGTCAATATAGAAGGTATTGATGTGGTGTTTAATTTACTCCAAAAAATAGACGCCTTGCAAACGGAGTTACTTTTAGTTCGAAACAGATTGCGGTTTTACGAAAATTAA
- a CDS encoding DnaJ C-terminal domain-containing protein, with protein sequence MAFIDYYKILEVDKKATEAEIKKAYRKLARKYHPDLNPNNKEAEKKFKEINEANEVLSHAENRKKYDEYGENWQHAEEFEKSKRQQQQYQTGGQQGGFGGFGGGGDYSDFFESMFGGRASRGGPGRSTPYKGQDFNAELHLDLKEVYTTHKRTLTINGKNIRLTIPAGVENGQIIKITGHGGEGAGGGPKGDLYITFSIENHTDFKRDKDNLYENVDLDLYTAILGGEITVNTFDGKVKLKVAPGTQNGTKVKLKDKGFPVYKKEGQFGDLYITYQIKIPKNLTEKEKELFTELSKLRTS encoded by the coding sequence ATGGCATTTATAGACTATTACAAAATACTAGAAGTGGATAAAAAAGCAACGGAAGCCGAAATAAAAAAAGCATACCGAAAACTGGCTCGTAAATACCATCCCGACCTAAATCCCAACAACAAGGAAGCCGAAAAAAAATTCAAGGAAATCAATGAAGCCAATGAAGTATTGAGCCATGCCGAAAATCGCAAAAAATACGATGAATATGGCGAAAATTGGCAACATGCTGAAGAATTTGAAAAATCAAAAAGACAACAACAGCAATACCAAACTGGTGGCCAACAAGGTGGTTTTGGAGGTTTTGGAGGCGGTGGTGATTATTCTGATTTTTTTGAATCTATGTTTGGCGGGCGAGCTTCAAGAGGTGGCCCAGGCAGAAGCACTCCATACAAAGGCCAAGACTTCAATGCCGAATTGCATCTTGACCTCAAAGAGGTCTACACCACACACAAACGAACCTTAACCATTAACGGAAAAAATATCCGACTTACCATTCCTGCCGGAGTAGAAAATGGACAAATCATCAAAATAACCGGTCATGGTGGCGAAGGAGCTGGAGGCGGACCAAAAGGAGATTTGTACATTACATTTTCCATAGAAAACCACACCGATTTTAAACGGGACAAAGACAATTTATACGAAAATGTAGATTTAGATTTGTACACCGCCATTTTAGGAGGCGAGATTACTGTGAATACTTTTGACGGAAAAGTAAAACTCAAAGTCGCCCCAGGAACTCAAAATGGCACCAAAGTAAAACTGAAAGACAAAGGCTTTCCTGTTTATAAAAAAGAAGGACAATTTGGTGATTTATACATCACATATCAAATAAAAATTCCCAAAAATCTTACTGAAAAAGAAAAAGAATTATTTACTGAACTTTCTAAGTTAAGAACATCATGA
- a CDS encoding thymidine phosphorylase family protein, with translation MTNEFNTLKLVQLGIDTQKEFVVFMRKDCHICKSEGFEAHNRVLVTVKEKSIIATLYIITDGILKEGKAGLSNSAWKQLNAIEGDKISFAHVQPVASMGLVRSKMYGKQLDKMAFQKIIDDIVKGQYSNIEIASFITACAGDNLNMSEIIALTEAMIDSGQKLNWINKIVVDKHCVGGLPGNRTTPIIVAIVAEAGLTIPKTSSRAITSPAGTADTLETMTSVNLDIQKIKKVVEKENGCFVWGGSIKLSPADDILIRIERALDIDGEGQMIASVLSKKSAAGSTHVVIDIPIGKTAKVRTEEDAEKLKYYFTVVGKALSLEVKVLFTDGSQPIGRGIGPALEAMDVLSVLRNEKEAPQDLRNKSLLIAGSIIDLANNQKSGNGYLSAERILSSGRAYEKFMAICKAQGGFKEPVLGAFKTDIHAEKSGIVVEIDNRRIAKIAKLAGAPHDSKAGVLLHTPLKTRVKKGDLLFCIYAETKGELNYATEYLKKEQDIILIQ, from the coding sequence ATGACTAATGAATTTAATACTTTAAAACTGGTTCAGCTTGGCATTGATACCCAAAAAGAATTTGTAGTTTTCATGCGAAAAGACTGCCACATCTGTAAATCAGAAGGTTTTGAAGCACACAACAGAGTTTTGGTTACCGTAAAAGAAAAATCCATTATTGCCACTTTATATATCATTACCGACGGTATTTTAAAAGAAGGTAAAGCAGGATTATCAAATAGCGCCTGGAAGCAATTAAATGCCATCGAAGGAGACAAAATCAGCTTTGCTCATGTACAACCCGTAGCATCAATGGGGCTTGTCCGGTCAAAAATGTATGGCAAGCAATTAGATAAAATGGCTTTTCAAAAAATTATAGATGACATTGTAAAAGGACAGTATTCAAATATCGAAATCGCCTCTTTTATTACTGCCTGTGCCGGTGATAATCTCAATATGTCAGAAATCATTGCACTTACAGAAGCAATGATAGATTCAGGACAAAAACTAAACTGGATTAATAAGATTGTAGTAGACAAACATTGCGTAGGCGGACTTCCGGGAAACCGCACCACCCCTATCATAGTAGCTATCGTAGCCGAAGCCGGGCTTACCATCCCAAAAACATCTTCTCGCGCCATAACATCTCCCGCTGGAACTGCAGATACGCTCGAAACCATGACTTCGGTCAATCTGGATATTCAAAAAATTAAAAAAGTAGTCGAAAAAGAAAACGGCTGCTTTGTATGGGGAGGCTCTATAAAACTAAGTCCTGCCGACGATATTTTAATTCGGATCGAAAGAGCACTCGATATCGATGGCGAAGGGCAAATGATCGCATCGGTATTGTCTAAGAAATCAGCAGCCGGCTCCACCCATGTCGTTATCGATATTCCTATTGGAAAAACTGCAAAAGTAAGAACCGAAGAAGATGCCGAGAAATTGAAATACTATTTCACAGTAGTGGGAAAAGCACTTTCACTGGAAGTAAAAGTACTCTTCACTGATGGTTCACAACCTATTGGCAGAGGAATTGGTCCAGCATTGGAAGCTATGGATGTTTTAAGTGTACTGCGAAACGAAAAAGAGGCACCACAAGATTTAAGAAATAAATCCCTCCTCATTGCTGGCAGCATCATCGACTTGGCCAACAATCAAAAAAGTGGAAACGGCTACCTATCGGCCGAAAGGATTCTTTCTTCGGGTAGAGCTTATGAGAAATTCATGGCTATTTGTAAAGCACAAGGAGGTTTTAAAGAACCCGTTTTGGGCGCTTTCAAAACAGATATTCATGCCGAAAAATCAGGAATTGTTGTCGAAATCGACAATCGCAGAATTGCTAAAATTGCTAAGCTTGCCGGTGCTCCTCATGATTCAAAAGCTGGTGTACTGCTTCATACGCCTTTGAAAACAAGAGTAAAAAAGGGAGACCTTTTATTTTGCATTTATGCCGAAACAAAAGGCGAATTGAATTATGCCACAGAATATCTAAAAAAGGAACAGGACATCATTCTAATCCAATAA